A stretch of Homo sapiens chromosome 12, GRCh38.p14 Primary Assembly DNA encodes these proteins:
- the KLRB1 gene encoding killer cell lectin-like receptor subfamily B member 1 gives MDQQAIYAELNLPTDSGPESSSPSSLPRDVCQGSPWHQFALKLSCAGIILLVLVVTGLSVSVTSLIQKSSIEKCSVDIQQSRNKTTERPGLLNCPIYWQQLREKCLLFSHTVNPWNNSLADCSTKESSLLLIRDKDELIHTQNLIRDKAILFWIGLNFSLSEKNWKWINGSFLNSNDLEIRGDAKENSCISISQTSVYSEYCSTEIRWICQKELTPVRNKVYPDS, from the exons ATGGACCAACAAGCAATATATGCTGAGTTAAACTTACCCACAGACTCAGGCCCAGAAAGTTCTTCACCTTCATCTCTTCCTCGGG aTGTCTGTCAGGGTTCACCTTGGCATCAATTTGCCCTGAAACTTAGCTGTGCTGGGATTATTCTCCTTGTCTTGGTTGTTACTGGGTTGAGTGTTTCAG TGACATCCTTAATACAGAAATCATCAATAGAAAAATGCAGTGTGGACATTCAACAGAGCAGGAATAAAACAACAG AGAGACCGGGTCTCTTAAACTGCCCAATATATTGGCAGCAACTCCGAGAGAAATGCTTGTTATTTTCTCACACTGTCAACCCTTGGAATAACAGTCTAGCTGATTGTTCCACCAAAGAATCCAGCCTGCTGCTTATTCGAGATAAGGATGAATTG atacacacacagaacCTGATACGTGACAAAGCAATTCTGTTTTGGATTGGATTAAATTTTTCATTATCAGAAAAGAACTGGAAGTGGATAAACGgctcttttttaaattctaatga CTTAGAAATTAGAGGTGATGCTAAAGAAAACAGCTGTATTTCCATCTCACAGACATCTGTGTATTCTGAGTACTGTAGTACAGAAATCAGATGGATCTGCCAAAAAGAACTAACACCTGTGAGAAATAAAGTGTATCCTGACTCTTGA